A single genomic interval of Streptomyces sp. 1222.5 harbors:
- a CDS encoding styrene monooxygenase/indole monooxygenase family protein, producing the protein MRKILVVGAGQSGLQLALGLQSHGYEVTLMSNRTADEIRSGRVMSTQCMFHTALQHERDLQLNFWESQAPKIEGLGVSVAAPGSHDPGPTQRAIDWVGKLDGFAQSVDQRVKMAGWMETFAQRGGQLVIHGAAVGDLDYFSRTYDLVLVSAGKGELVSMFGRDPERSPYSEPQRALAVAYVHGLGPRPEHPEFDAVRCNLVPGVGELFVMPTLTTSGRADILFWEGIPGGPLDVFNGVKDPAEHLSLTLELMEKFTPWEYARATKVELTDAGGTLAGRYAPTVRNPVGRLPSGGLVLGVADVVVANDPITGQGSNSASKCAAAYLASIVEHGDKPFDEDWMRATFDRYWATAQHVTKWTNAMLAPPPEHILNLIGAAGQLQPVADRFANGFNDPADFENFFYDPEKTGAYLGSVAGA; encoded by the coding sequence ATGCGGAAGATTCTCGTCGTCGGAGCCGGCCAGTCCGGACTCCAGCTCGCCCTCGGCCTGCAGTCGCACGGCTACGAGGTCACCCTGATGTCGAACCGGACCGCCGATGAGATCCGCTCCGGCCGGGTCATGTCGACGCAGTGCATGTTCCACACGGCACTTCAGCACGAGCGCGATCTCCAGCTGAACTTCTGGGAGTCCCAGGCCCCGAAGATCGAAGGACTCGGCGTCTCGGTCGCGGCCCCCGGCTCGCACGACCCGGGCCCCACCCAGCGGGCGATCGACTGGGTGGGCAAGCTCGACGGGTTCGCGCAGTCCGTCGACCAGCGGGTGAAGATGGCCGGCTGGATGGAGACCTTCGCCCAGCGCGGCGGCCAGCTCGTCATCCACGGCGCGGCGGTCGGCGACCTCGACTACTTCTCCCGCACCTACGACCTCGTCCTGGTCTCGGCCGGCAAGGGCGAACTCGTGTCGATGTTCGGCCGGGACCCGGAGCGCTCCCCGTACAGCGAGCCGCAGCGCGCCCTCGCGGTGGCGTACGTCCACGGGCTCGGCCCGCGTCCGGAGCACCCGGAGTTCGACGCGGTCCGCTGCAACCTGGTCCCCGGCGTGGGCGAACTGTTCGTCATGCCGACGCTGACCACCTCCGGCCGCGCGGACATCCTGTTCTGGGAGGGCATACCCGGTGGCCCGCTCGACGTCTTCAACGGTGTCAAGGACCCGGCCGAGCATCTCTCCCTGACTCTGGAACTCATGGAGAAGTTCACGCCCTGGGAGTACGCGCGGGCCACGAAGGTCGAGCTCACGGACGCCGGCGGCACGCTGGCCGGCCGCTACGCGCCGACCGTCCGCAACCCCGTCGGCCGTCTCCCCTCGGGCGGTCTGGTCCTCGGCGTGGCCGACGTGGTCGTCGCCAACGACCCGATCACCGGCCAGGGCTCCAACTCGGCGTCCAAGTGCGCCGCGGCCTACCTCGCCTCGATCGTCGAACACGGGGACAAGCCGTTCGACGAGGACTGGATGCGGGCGACGTTCGACCGCTACTGGGCCACCGCCCAGCACGTCACCAAGTGGACGAACGCGATGCTGGCGCCGCCGCCGGAGCACATCCTGAACCTCATCGGCGCCGCCGGCCAGCTCCAGCCGGTGGCCGACCGCTTCGCCAACGGCTTCAACGACCCGGCCGACTTCGAGAACTTCTTCTACGACCCGGAGAAGACTGGCGCCTACCTGGGCTCGGTGGCCGGGGCATGA
- a CDS encoding roadblock/LC7 domain-containing protein, giving the protein MTAPSTYGLSSEARNLHWLLTNLVEEVPGIQSVAVVSSDGLLLLSSDPGHAEEARQTRGARRGGPRGSSADLATIVSGIGSLTVGAAKLMEFGGVKHTMVAMEEGSLFVMSISDGSLLGVHGSAECDMSVVAYHMALFVGRAGHVLTPELRSELRQSLEASSTGSAR; this is encoded by the coding sequence TTGACCGCGCCCAGTACCTACGGACTGAGCAGTGAAGCCCGCAACCTGCACTGGCTGCTGACCAATCTGGTCGAGGAAGTACCCGGCATCCAGTCCGTCGCCGTGGTCTCCTCCGACGGCCTGCTCCTGCTCTCGTCCGACCCCGGGCACGCGGAGGAGGCCCGGCAGACCCGCGGAGCCAGGCGCGGCGGACCGCGCGGATCCTCCGCCGACCTCGCCACCATCGTCTCCGGCATCGGCAGCCTCACCGTCGGCGCCGCGAAGCTGATGGAGTTCGGCGGGGTCAAGCACACGATGGTCGCGATGGAGGAGGGCAGCCTGTTCGTGATGTCGATCAGTGACGGCTCGCTGCTCGGCGTGCACGGTTCCGCCGAGTGCGACATGAGCGTGGTGGCGTACCACATGGCCCTCTTCGTGGGCCGTGCCGGGCACGTCCTCACCCCCGAACTCCGCTCGGAACTGCGGCAGTCGCTGGAAGCCTCGTCGACCGGGAGCGCCCGATGA
- a CDS encoding DUF742 domain-containing protein produces the protein MSGTSKLPVRGGDRKPARVRPYSLTGGRTRFGHVLLVETFVAALEAPEERRELTNGSLATRVMPEMRAIVELCRRMRTVAEIAALLKMPLGVVRVLLSDLADQGKIRVYGTGTGHGTGRPDRALLERVLSGLRRL, from the coding sequence ATGAGCGGCACCTCGAAGCTCCCCGTCCGCGGCGGCGACCGCAAACCCGCCCGCGTCCGCCCCTACTCGCTCACCGGCGGCCGTACCCGCTTCGGTCACGTGCTCCTCGTGGAGACCTTCGTGGCCGCGCTGGAGGCCCCCGAGGAGCGCAGGGAACTGACGAACGGCTCGCTCGCCACCCGGGTCATGCCCGAGATGCGGGCCATCGTCGAACTGTGCCGCCGTATGCGCACGGTGGCCGAGATCGCCGCGCTGCTGAAGATGCCGCTCGGCGTGGTCCGGGTCCTCCTCAGCGACCTCGCGGACCAGGGAAAGATCCGTGTGTACGGCACCGGAACCGGTCACGGCACCGGCCGCCCGGACCGCGCTCTGCTCGAAAGGGTGCTGAGTGGACTCCGTCGTCTCTGA
- a CDS encoding DinB family protein, with protein MSETATVDEPATHDPAREPATGERADLLEVLAKHRHFLRFTTRDITDEQAGRRTTASQLCLGGLIKHVTAVERTWVQFISDGPSAMPDFTTMTEADWARRSDEFRMLPGETLTGVLADYAEVARRTDELVVTLPDLDATQPLPKAPWSESGARWSARRVLMHIVTETAQHAGHADIIRESLDGAKTMG; from the coding sequence ATGAGCGAGACCGCGACTGTCGACGAACCGGCCACCCACGACCCGGCCCGTGAGCCGGCCACCGGCGAGCGCGCCGACTTGCTGGAGGTGCTGGCCAAGCATCGGCACTTCCTGCGATTCACCACTCGTGACATCACCGACGAGCAGGCCGGACGCCGGACCACCGCCAGCCAGCTGTGCCTGGGCGGCCTGATCAAACATGTCACTGCGGTCGAGCGAACCTGGGTGCAGTTCATCTCGGACGGCCCGTCGGCGATGCCCGACTTCACCACCATGACCGAGGCCGACTGGGCCCGGCGGTCCGACGAGTTCCGGATGCTGCCCGGCGAGACGCTGACCGGCGTGCTCGCCGACTACGCCGAGGTAGCCCGGCGGACCGACGAACTGGTTGTCACCCTGCCCGACCTGGACGCCACACAGCCACTGCCGAAGGCCCCGTGGTCCGAGTCGGGCGCGCGATGGTCGGCCCGCCGGGTGCTGATGCACATCGTCACCGAGACCGCTCAGCACGCCGGCCACGCCGACATCATCCGCGAGTCCCTGGACGGCGCCAAGACCATGGGTTAG
- a CDS encoding ATP/GTP-binding protein yields the protein MDSVVSDAAASVGGNPLAAGLADPDGDLKSWQTDRTRAPIATKIVVAGGFGVGKTTMVTSVSEITPLQTEALMTEASEETDDLTATPGKLTTTVAMDFGRITLDDDLVLYLFGTPGQQRFWFMWDDLVRGAIGAVVLADTRRLKDCFPALDYFESCGLPYVVAVNHFDGSERFEPEDVREALTIPAHIPVMIMDARRRISAIETLLALVAHALDETPE from the coding sequence GTGGACTCCGTCGTCTCTGACGCAGCCGCCTCCGTCGGAGGCAACCCCCTCGCCGCCGGCCTCGCCGATCCGGACGGCGACCTGAAGTCCTGGCAGACGGACCGCACCCGGGCCCCCATCGCCACGAAGATCGTGGTGGCCGGGGGCTTCGGCGTCGGGAAGACCACGATGGTCACCTCCGTCTCGGAGATCACGCCCCTGCAGACCGAGGCGCTGATGACCGAGGCGAGCGAGGAGACCGACGACCTGACGGCCACGCCGGGCAAGCTCACCACGACCGTGGCCATGGACTTCGGCCGCATCACGCTCGACGACGACCTGGTGCTCTACCTGTTCGGCACGCCGGGCCAGCAGCGGTTCTGGTTCATGTGGGACGACCTCGTGCGCGGCGCGATCGGCGCCGTCGTCCTGGCCGACACCCGCCGTCTGAAGGACTGTTTCCCGGCCCTGGACTACTTCGAGAGCTGCGGACTGCCGTACGTCGTCGCGGTCAACCACTTCGACGGCAGCGAGCGGTTCGAGCCGGAGGACGTACGGGAGGCGCTGACGATACCCGCGCACATCCCTGTCATGATCATGGACGCGCGGCGGCGGATCTCGGCCATCGAGACCCTCCTCGCCCTGGTGGCGCACGCGCTGGACGAAACCCCCGAGTAG
- a CDS encoding nitrate- and nitrite sensing domain-containing protein: MQKKRPRRTGRQTDPKGTDPQTPVGAGRPTHVRTRLILAVAVVAAAVAGAGAPALLTASQDVSDSQELVTLAARTQDALVLAHSLADERDEVTSYIAAGRPRTKAPSEDRSARVDRQVEDLRADTDTPAALRGDLDAVAAVRRAALTGKSTALQAHQAYSATISELHRLAGQLAEQMPARAGSGAYALAELDSAVQQSAAARGLLLAALNVPSRTQTVISPTTGLPTSSVTTTDEDKKQRDALTAAAQQARLRADATLADFRATAPRAAVDSYDSTVTGPEVNSADKYLAALTDQPTLSDSELSTGTRKLDAALSARVDLMRGAEAALYDHRTKDLAVLRDDDVTALEIRIAVLGALMLATIGIATAMARTLTRPLSVLRRGSARLAEAEDPVTQEPITFTGRNDEFAQVVRSVNALHTHAAALHERVATLETDRKHLVGQRQKMADAREELRAELAESAAQLDRLRTSIGSTFVNLALRTLGLVERQLAVIEGLEDREQDPDRLATLFKLDHFATVMRRHSENLLVLAGTEHVQQHHGPVPLVDVVRAAVSEIERYERVRIAALPPHAHVAGFAADDLSHLLAELMENATSFSPPDLPVEVSGWLLESGEVMLSVQDEGIGVAGDRLDRFNARLSDFDPESPYDQEGDEGLGLGLYVVARLAHRHGVRVQLREQKQGGIAAVVVLPATLLTEAPTVAVPSQATAAGGTAAFSLPGADAEVNSNVLYGRPKDGDLLVALAEKAVEAGTAAETASDSTADGTAPAAADRTAGTDETASERTGTERTGTEPTGTGQAASDRAEAEQAVHEQAEAGGEQAEARPKAPAETFAETTMELLLPDLAPADDGGNAPRPPAADGEDPARDGDGHDHTAPAAAEAPEETDDALQEPEEDRVTSKGLPKRTPRITAPAAAPRQRSGSVDADALRRRLGGFRQGAQAGYREVEAEIAEQTAGHQRPARYAHAEEATGGTAEEASS; the protein is encoded by the coding sequence GTGCAGAAAAAGCGGCCTCGGCGCACAGGCAGGCAGACGGACCCCAAGGGGACCGACCCGCAGACCCCCGTGGGCGCCGGCCGCCCCACCCATGTGCGCACCCGGCTGATCCTCGCCGTCGCCGTGGTGGCGGCCGCAGTCGCCGGGGCCGGCGCACCCGCGCTGCTCACCGCGTCCCAGGACGTCAGCGACTCCCAGGAACTGGTGACGCTGGCCGCCCGCACCCAGGACGCGCTGGTCCTCGCCCACTCGCTCGCCGACGAACGCGACGAGGTCACCTCGTACATCGCGGCCGGCCGCCCCAGGACGAAGGCACCCTCGGAGGACCGCAGCGCCCGTGTCGACCGGCAGGTGGAGGACCTGCGGGCCGACACCGACACCCCGGCGGCCCTGCGCGGCGACCTCGACGCCGTAGCCGCCGTCCGCCGGGCCGCCCTCACCGGCAAGAGCACCGCCCTCCAGGCCCACCAGGCCTACTCGGCGACGATCAGCGAACTGCACCGGCTCGCCGGGCAGCTCGCCGAGCAGATGCCCGCCCGGGCCGGCTCCGGCGCCTACGCGCTCGCCGAACTGGACTCGGCCGTCCAGCAGTCCGCCGCCGCCCGCGGCCTGCTGCTGGCCGCGCTGAACGTCCCCTCGCGCACTCAGACGGTGATCAGCCCCACCACCGGCCTGCCCACCTCGTCCGTCACCACGACCGACGAGGACAAGAAGCAGCGCGACGCCCTCACGGCCGCCGCCCAGCAGGCCCGGCTGCGCGCCGACGCGACCCTCGCCGACTTCCGCGCGACCGCCCCCAGGGCGGCCGTCGACTCCTACGACTCCACGGTCACCGGCCCCGAGGTCAACTCCGCCGACAAGTACCTCGCCGCGCTCACCGACCAGCCGACGCTCTCCGACAGCGAGCTGAGCACCGGCACCAGGAAGCTGGACGCGGCCCTGTCCGCCCGGGTCGACCTGATGCGCGGGGCCGAGGCCGCGCTCTACGACCACCGCACCAAGGACCTCGCGGTGCTCCGGGACGACGACGTCACCGCCCTGGAGATCCGCATCGCCGTGCTCGGCGCCCTGATGCTGGCCACGATCGGCATCGCCACCGCCATGGCCCGCACCCTCACCCGCCCGCTGTCCGTGCTGCGCCGCGGCTCGGCCCGGCTGGCGGAGGCCGAGGACCCGGTCACGCAGGAACCGATCACCTTCACCGGCCGCAACGACGAGTTCGCCCAGGTGGTCCGCTCGGTCAACGCCCTGCACACGCACGCGGCCGCCCTGCACGAGCGCGTGGCCACGCTCGAGACCGACCGCAAGCACCTGGTGGGCCAGCGTCAGAAGATGGCCGACGCCCGCGAGGAGCTCCGCGCCGAACTCGCCGAGTCCGCCGCCCAGCTGGACCGCCTGCGCACCAGCATCGGCTCCACCTTCGTCAACCTGGCCCTGCGCACCCTCGGCCTGGTCGAACGGCAGCTCGCGGTCATCGAGGGTCTGGAGGACCGCGAACAGGACCCCGACCGCCTCGCCACGCTCTTCAAGCTGGACCACTTCGCCACGGTCATGCGCCGGCACAGCGAGAACCTCCTGGTCCTCGCCGGCACCGAGCACGTCCAGCAGCACCACGGCCCGGTGCCGCTGGTCGACGTGGTCCGCGCCGCGGTCAGCGAGATCGAACGCTACGAACGCGTCCGCATCGCCGCTCTCCCGCCGCACGCGCACGTGGCCGGCTTCGCCGCCGACGACCTCTCCCACCTGCTGGCCGAACTCATGGAGAACGCCACCTCGTTCTCCCCGCCGGACCTGCCCGTCGAGGTCTCCGGCTGGCTCCTGGAGTCCGGCGAGGTCATGCTGTCGGTCCAGGACGAGGGCATCGGCGTCGCGGGCGACCGCCTCGACCGCTTCAACGCCCGCCTCAGCGACTTCGACCCCGAGTCGCCCTACGACCAGGAGGGCGACGAGGGCCTCGGGCTCGGCCTCTACGTCGTCGCCCGCCTCGCCCACCGCCACGGTGTCCGGGTGCAGCTGCGCGAGCAGAAGCAGGGCGGCATCGCCGCGGTCGTGGTCCTGCCCGCCACGCTGCTCACGGAGGCCCCGACGGTCGCCGTCCCGTCCCAGGCCACGGCCGCCGGCGGTACGGCGGCCTTCTCCCTGCCGGGCGCCGACGCCGAGGTCAACTCCAACGTCCTGTACGGCCGCCCCAAGGACGGCGATCTGCTCGTCGCCCTCGCCGAGAAGGCGGTGGAGGCCGGAACGGCGGCGGAGACCGCCTCCGACAGCACGGCGGACGGGACGGCTCCGGCCGCCGCCGACCGCACGGCCGGGACCGATGAGACCGCGTCCGAGCGGACCGGGACCGAGCGGACCGGGACGGAACCGACCGGAACCGGGCAGGCCGCGTCCGACCGGGCCGAGGCCGAGCAGGCCGTGCACGAGCAGGCCGAAGCGGGCGGCGAGCAGGCGGAGGCCCGCCCGAAGGCGCCGGCGGAGACGTTCGCCGAGACCACCATGGAGCTGCTGCTCCCGGACCTGGCGCCGGCCGACGACGGCGGGAACGCCCCCCGGCCCCCCGCGGCCGACGGCGAAGACCCGGCGAGGGACGGGGACGGCCACGACCACACCGCACCCGCGGCCGCCGAGGCCCCCGAGGAGACCGACGACGCTCTCCAGGAGCCCGAGGAGGACCGGGTCACCAGCAAGGGCCTGCCCAAGCGCACGCCCAGGATCACCGCACCGGCCGCGGCGCCCCGCCAGCGCAGCGGAAGCGTCGACGCCGACGCCCTGCGCCGCAGGCTCGGCGGCTTCCGCCAGGGCGCCCAGGCCGGCTACCGCGAGGTGGAGGCGGAGATCGCCGAACAGACGGCCGGCCACCAGCGCCCGGCCCGCTACGCACACGCCGAAGAAGCCACGGGGGGCACAGCCGAGGAGGCAAGCAGTTGA
- a CDS encoding protein phosphatase 2C domain-containing protein: MRTDLVSEPGDAARPNEDFAGVGLPACGLGGCVVVLDGVTPPRDGAGCLHTVPWFTARLGGALTELTVSGGDLTLPEILERAIERTAEAHAGTCDLSHPRTPQATVALARWSADTVEYLVLSDSALLLRGPDGTVVPVLDDRLARLPRSALATDALVDATVRNKEGGFFTAAADPSVAARAVTGSVPRHEVRALTALTDGATRWTETFHEGDWTALFDMVAKEGARWLVDRVRELEAADRAERAFLGRGKTHDDATVVHVEL, translated from the coding sequence ATGCGAACCGATCTCGTTTCGGAACCCGGTGACGCCGCCCGCCCCAACGAGGACTTCGCGGGGGTCGGACTACCCGCCTGCGGACTGGGCGGTTGCGTGGTCGTCCTGGACGGGGTGACTCCGCCCAGGGACGGCGCCGGCTGTCTGCATACCGTGCCCTGGTTCACCGCGCGGCTGGGCGGCGCGCTGACCGAACTGACCGTTTCCGGTGGAGATCTGACGCTCCCGGAGATTCTCGAGCGGGCGATCGAACGGACCGCCGAGGCCCACGCGGGCACCTGTGACCTTTCTCACCCGCGCACCCCGCAGGCAACCGTGGCGCTGGCCCGCTGGTCCGCGGACACGGTCGAGTATCTGGTGCTGTCCGACTCCGCTTTGCTGCTGCGGGGCCCGGACGGCACGGTCGTCCCGGTGCTGGACGACCGGCTCGCCCGGCTCCCCCGGTCCGCGCTCGCCACCGACGCCCTGGTGGACGCGACCGTGCGCAACAAGGAGGGCGGCTTCTTCACGGCCGCCGCCGACCCCTCGGTGGCGGCCCGCGCGGTCACCGGCTCGGTGCCCCGGCACGAGGTCCGCGCGCTGACCGCGCTGACGGACGGCGCGACGCGCTGGACGGAGACGTTCCACGAGGGTGACTGGACGGCCCTCTTCGACATGGTCGCGAAGGAGGGCGCCCGGTGGCTGGTGGACCGGGTGCGGGAGCTGGAGGCGGCCGACCGGGCGGAGCGGGCGTTCCTGGGCCGCGGCAAGACCCACGACGACGCCACGGTGGTCCACGTGGAGCTGTGA
- a CDS encoding MarR family winged helix-turn-helix transcriptional regulator, with amino-acid sequence MHEDGIGGAHGVTGPGTPSGADQEFLALERELTVLLRRARANQGEMAREVHPDLESSAYGLLIRLDELGGQRATELAAYIGVGKATMSRQLRALEDLGLITRQPDPADGRAWLVTLTDEGRGRVGTVREARRARYVSQLAHWDRHEVAELARLLHELNGVMER; translated from the coding sequence GTGCACGAGGACGGAATCGGTGGCGCGCACGGCGTCACCGGCCCAGGGACACCGAGTGGTGCAGACCAGGAGTTCCTGGCGCTGGAGCGCGAGTTGACCGTGCTGCTCCGGCGAGCCCGGGCCAACCAGGGAGAGATGGCCCGCGAGGTCCACCCCGACCTGGAGTCCTCCGCGTACGGCCTGCTCATCCGGCTGGACGAGCTGGGCGGCCAGCGGGCCACGGAACTCGCCGCCTACATCGGCGTGGGCAAGGCCACCATGTCCCGCCAACTGCGCGCCCTGGAGGACCTCGGCCTGATCACCCGCCAGCCCGACCCCGCCGACGGCCGGGCCTGGCTGGTCACCCTCACCGACGAGGGCCGTGGCCGCGTCGGCACGGTCCGCGAGGCGCGCCGCGCCCGCTACGTCAGCCAGCTCGCCCACTGGGACCGCCACGAGGTGGCGGAACTGGCGCGGCTGCTGCACGAGTTGAACGGCGTCATGGAGAGGTAG
- a CDS encoding lysozyme, which produces MSVHRPGPARPRPRAVLLTALLAALALTLPLTSAQAATAPGRGSAHMGMGVLAHDGQDGTPSTGDVTQTEGVDVAGYQGNVAWSTLWSSGVRWAYTKASEGTYYTNPYFAQQYNGSYNVGMIRGAYHFATPDTTSGATQANYFVDHGGGWSRDGKTLPGTLDIEWNPYGAACYGKTASQMVGWIADFINTYKGRTGRYPVIYTATSWWTQCTGNYAGFAANDPLWIARYASDPGTLPAGWSYYTMWQYTSSGPTVGDHDKFNGALDRVQALALG; this is translated from the coding sequence ATGTCCGTGCACAGACCCGGCCCCGCCCGCCCGCGTCCCCGTGCCGTCCTGCTCACGGCCCTCCTCGCGGCGCTCGCCCTCACCCTCCCCCTCACCTCCGCCCAGGCCGCGACCGCACCGGGCCGCGGCTCCGCCCACATGGGCATGGGCGTCCTCGCGCACGACGGCCAGGACGGCACCCCCAGCACGGGTGACGTCACCCAGACGGAGGGTGTGGACGTCGCCGGCTACCAGGGCAACGTCGCCTGGTCGACCCTGTGGAGCAGCGGGGTGCGCTGGGCGTACACCAAGGCCAGCGAGGGGACGTACTACACGAACCCCTACTTCGCCCAGCAGTACAACGGCTCCTACAACGTCGGCATGATCCGCGGCGCGTACCACTTCGCGACCCCGGACACCACCAGTGGCGCCACCCAGGCCAACTACTTCGTCGACCACGGCGGCGGCTGGTCGCGGGACGGCAAGACCCTCCCCGGCACCCTCGACATCGAGTGGAACCCCTACGGCGCCGCCTGCTACGGCAAGACCGCGAGCCAGATGGTCGGCTGGATCGCCGACTTCATCAACACCTACAAGGGACGCACCGGCCGGTACCCGGTGATCTACACCGCCACCAGCTGGTGGACCCAGTGCACCGGCAACTACGCCGGCTTCGCCGCCAACGATCCGCTGTGGATCGCCCGGTACGCCTCGGACCCGGGCACGCTGCCGGCCGGCTGGTCGTACTACACGATGTGGCAGTACACCTCCTCCGGCCCGACCGTCGGCGACCACGACAAGTTCAACGGGGCGCTGGACCGGGTGCAGGCCCTGGCCCTCGGCTGA